The genomic stretch CGCATCAAAACTCGGCGTGCATGGCGGCAGGTTCCGGCTCGGCTTCTATTCCCGACAATGGACGCTTCAGCGCGCCGTAAATTGATCGGCCTGCATACCGGGGCGCTGATTTCCAAAGGCGCCTTGATGCACTACACCCAGCCCGACATGTCGACCCGTTGGGCATCGGCCAAGCTGCGGCTTGGCTGGATCGCGGAAGACATACTCAGACAGGCTCCGCAATTGTTGAGTGCACAACCACACTCGCGCCTCCATGCATTTGAAGCGTCGCTATTCATGATCGGCTATGACGTGCGATGCCTCGCCGGCAATCTGAACGGCACGCAAGCCATTGACGCCAAATAAGAAATCCAATCTTTGGTGCATCCGCTTAAGATTTGCCGCGCGTCGCCGTTAACCACGATGTAATGCAGCCTACAACTCAGCGAGCGTTCTCCCGCATGGATATTCTTGATAGCAAGATCATTAGCGTATTGCCTAATGCCGGGGCGAGCAATCAGTATCTCAGCACGCCGGCGGTCCACAAAAAGCTGGAGATCATTGAGTCTGATGCGCCGGTTATCAAAACGGTGCAACGGCGTCTGGAGAAGCTACAGCTCGAGGGAATCGTCGACATGGAGAAACGCGGCGCGGCTTGGTACTGGCGCAAAGGTTCCGGCGCGGGCGGCATGGCGGGGAAATCCGGCGCGATCATGACGCGAGAGGAAGCGCTGGCCCTGCATATGCTACGCGGCTTCACGTCGCGGCAGATCCCGACCCTCGTCGCGGAAGCGCTTGTCGACCTGTTCGAGGTCGCGGACAAGCGTCTCGAAGCGGCGGTGACGGAGGACGAGCGCCGTTACAGGCGATGGGCGGACAAGGTTGCCGTGGAAAACAGCGGGTTCGCGCTGCGTTACCCAGCGATCGATGCCGAGATCTTCGCCATCGTTTCCCAAGCGCTCTTTCACGAACGCAAGCTGGAAATCGTTTACCGCCCGCGCTCCAATGTGACGAATGACAAGTGCAAGGTCATCTTGCCGCTCGGCCTCGTCGAGGTGGGCGGCCTTGTCTACCTGATCGGCGGCACTGAAGGCCGTCCGAATCCGACGATGTACCGACTGGACCGTCTGGACAGCGCGAAGATGATGCTGGAGTCATTTTCGTATCCGCGCGCCTTCAAGCTGGACGACTATGTGAAGCAGCAGCGGCAGTTCGACTTCATGGTTGAAGGCGAAGTCACCCTCACGTTGCGGTTCCTGAATGACGCCGGCAATCACCTTCTGGAGACCCCGTTCGCTGCGGATCAGGAGGCCCAGCAGACCGGCGATGGACTCGAAGTGCAAGGCACCGCAGTGCTGAGCCAGCGCCTACGCTGGTGGTTGCGTTCGTTTGGGCCGTACGTTGAAGTGATCGGGCCGCAGAGCCTGCGTGCGGAGTTCGCGCAGGAAGCACGCGCGCTGGCTGAGCTCTACCCGCAGTAAGTCAATCCCGACGCGACGGTCGATCCGATTTTAAATTCGAGTGCCAGAGAAATGGCGAAGATCTTCCCGGCCGGCTGGAATCACATGGCCGTGACTGGCGCAGCCCTGCGAGAAATCGAGACGCTCGAGATGTTGCGGGCAGACTTGCCGGATCGTTACTCGGTGTATCACGGTGTACATTGGACGCGCCTGCGTAGCGGTTTCTCAATCTTCGGAGAGGTCGATTTCATTGTGGTGAGCCCCTCGGGCTGCTTGATGGTGATCGAGCAGAAATCCGGTTTTTTCGAAGAAACGCCGAACGGCCTCTTCAAGATCTACTCGAATCAGCGCAAGTCTGTGGGCGTTCAGATTGCGCGCACGGTTTCGAACCTGTACAGCCGCATGTCGACGGCGTTCGGGACAGGTAACTTCAAGATCGAAGAACTGCTGTATTGCCCGGACTACACAGTCAGGGACCCGTCGATTGCCGGCGTCAATCCGTCGCGCATCGTCGATGCGACACGGCGCTCGAACCTCGCCGCGATGATCGAACGTGTCCTGCCCGAGGACGAGATGCCGCTGCCGTGTGCAGGGAAGCTCCACGCATTTCTTGCCGACGAACTGTCTCTCCTGCCTGACGTGGCGGCGATGATTGACGAGTCGTCCAAGCTGACCACCCGCATTTCCGACGGACCCGCAACGTGGGCGCGGAATATCGAATTTGATCCGTTTCGCCTCCGTGTTACGGGTACAGCGGGGTCGGGCAAGACACAGCTGGCGGTTGGCGTGATGCAAGACGCCATGGCGGCGGCCAAGCGAACCCTGTATGTCTGCTACAACAGGCCCCTTGCGGAACATCTCAGGACGGTTGTGCCGTCGGGCGTTACGGTGATGAGCTACCACCAGCTATGCGTGTCCTTGCTGAAGCCACAGGGGATCAGTTTCGATTTCACCCAGCCCGACGCGTTTTCGAGGCTCGAAGCAGCGTTTGCGCATTGTGAGCTGCCGGGGCACGTCCAATACGACGTGTTAGTAGTCGATGAAGGGCAGGACTTCCAGCAGACGTGGGTAGAGGCACGCCAGCGGCAGCTCGGGTCCGGTGCGCGATGGTGGCGGCTTGAGGACCCGATGCAGAACCTGTACTCGCGCGCGCCGCTGACATTGACGGGCTGGGTTGAGGTGCGAATGTCGCTCAACTACCGGACACCGCGGGACATCTTGCGGACGCTGGAGCGGATCTCGGGCGGAAAGCTGAAGTCTGACGCGGCGAGTCCGTTCGACGATTCTGAAATCGGCGCATTCTCGTACGCGAATGCTACTGCGGCGCATGCCACTCAGGAGGCGGTGAGCGCTGCACGCGCGGCCGGCTTCCGGCTTAACGATATCGTCGTGCTCAGCTTCAAGGGCCGTGAGAAGTCTGCGTTGGCGTCGCTTGACAGGCTAGGTGAATATCGGCTGAGTAGCTTTACCGGCACGTATGACAGAGACGGGCAGCCTATCTATCGCGACGGCGACTTGCTGTTCGAGTCGGTTTACCGATTCAAAGAGCAGTGCGCACCTTGCATCATCCTCGCGGAGATAGATTTCGACACGCTGGATGAGGCAGTGTTGCGGCGTCTTTTCGTCGGTGCCACACGCGCCACGATGAAACTCGTGCTGGTGATGTCCGAACGTGCGGCCCGTGAGGTGACTGCCCGGATATGAGTTTGGCGTTTGGGACTCGAAATGTCCCGTCCAGCCATTATTCTCCGTTACAGACTAAAGAATTTTTAAAAGCGGTCGATATTGCGGCGTGAGTGGCATTTTTAATCTCCTATAAAGGCGGCACAAAATGGCAAATTACCTTGAACTCAAAGCGCAAGCCGAAGCTCTCGCTGCACAAGCTGAAGAAGCCCGACTCGAAGAACTGCAGGTTGTGCTCGATGAGGTTCGTGCGCGTGTGACGGAGTATGGACTTACCGTCGAGCAGGTGTTTGGCGCTGGGGCGTCTTCCAACGTGGTAGAAGAAGCTGCTGTCGCTGAACACCATTCACCAGATCCGGCACCGGCAGTCAAGACGTCGCTGAATCCCGCAGCGGCCTGGCCCTTTCCCAGCGGGAGCCGCCCCTAGTCTC from Paraburkholderia phytofirmans OLGA172 encodes the following:
- a CDS encoding helix-turn-helix transcriptional regulator, producing MDILDSKIISVLPNAGASNQYLSTPAVHKKLEIIESDAPVIKTVQRRLEKLQLEGIVDMEKRGAAWYWRKGSGAGGMAGKSGAIMTREEALALHMLRGFTSRQIPTLVAEALVDLFEVADKRLEAAVTEDERRYRRWADKVAVENSGFALRYPAIDAEIFAIVSQALFHERKLEIVYRPRSNVTNDKCKVILPLGLVEVGGLVYLIGGTEGRPNPTMYRLDRLDSAKMMLESFSYPRAFKLDDYVKQQRQFDFMVEGEVTLTLRFLNDAGNHLLETPFAADQEAQQTGDGLEVQGTAVLSQRLRWWLRSFGPYVEVIGPQSLRAEFAQEARALAELYPQ
- a CDS encoding nuclease-related domain-containing DEAD/DEAH box helicase, yielding MAKIFPAGWNHMAVTGAALREIETLEMLRADLPDRYSVYHGVHWTRLRSGFSIFGEVDFIVVSPSGCLMVIEQKSGFFEETPNGLFKIYSNQRKSVGVQIARTVSNLYSRMSTAFGTGNFKIEELLYCPDYTVRDPSIAGVNPSRIVDATRRSNLAAMIERVLPEDEMPLPCAGKLHAFLADELSLLPDVAAMIDESSKLTTRISDGPATWARNIEFDPFRLRVTGTAGSGKTQLAVGVMQDAMAAAKRTLYVCYNRPLAEHLRTVVPSGVTVMSYHQLCVSLLKPQGISFDFTQPDAFSRLEAAFAHCELPGHVQYDVLVVDEGQDFQQTWVEARQRQLGSGARWWRLEDPMQNLYSRAPLTLTGWVEVRMSLNYRTPRDILRTLERISGGKLKSDAASPFDDSEIGAFSYANATAAHATQEAVSAARAAGFRLNDIVVLSFKGREKSALASLDRLGEYRLSSFTGTYDRDGQPIYRDGDLLFESVYRFKEQCAPCIILAEIDFDTLDEAVLRRLFVGATRATMKLVLVMSERAAREVTARI
- a CDS encoding H-NS family nucleoid-associated regulatory protein encodes the protein MANYLELKAQAEALAAQAEEARLEELQVVLDEVRARVTEYGLTVEQVFGAGASSNVVEEAAVAEHHSPDPAPAVKTSLNPAAAWPFPSGSRP